The Episyrphus balteatus chromosome 3, idEpiBalt1.1, whole genome shotgun sequence genome segment tattcttttccttcaaaacaaattaaaaacgtttttcattttttttgttttgtataattAAAGAAAAGAATTTCCATTTACACGAATTTCCACCTATATCAATAGATTCTCGCGCGGATACAGGGAAAAAGACAGAAATGTCGTACAAAGAAAAACCAAGTACGTCCAATAACAAGGAGGAGATGTTTGACTGCTTCTACACCGAAGTGAGtgaatataaatacaaattttggtatttgtttttttaatgtccCTTTTTGTTGTTCTAAACATcaacgaaaaatgaaaaaaaattaaaaattgcaaataaataaattcattacTTTTTCTCACCTCCATATTTTTATCCCAAATCTgaccaaaaatacaaacaaatacaaaaggtaaaacaaatcgaaaaaaGAGATTCTGTATTAACTTCGAAACAACAAATTGATAGAATCCTTCGTCCTGGCTCaacatatttcaatttaaatccaTTCGAAGTTCTTCAACTCGAGCCCGAATCGACCATcgaagaaattaagaaaaaatatcgtTCTCTTTCGATTTTAGTTCATCCGGACAAGAATCAGGACAATAAGGAGCTGGCCCAAACAGCATTTGACATTATCAATCGAGCCTGGAAGACTTTGGAAAACGAAAAGACACGCAAAAAATGTCTAGACGTTTACGAGGAGGCCAAAGACAGAACAGATCATATGGTAATGTTATAATTTAAGtattaaagggtgtttttataAACGTCTGAATAACTAAGGTCTGCGTTAGCCTTAGTTAGTATTCATAAAGTCAGATTTGCGATCGCACTAATTGTAGACCAACTGCAGTTGCAGTAGCAGTTGTTATGTCGTCAACGTCGCACAGTGGGAtgtccccttatgataaattattttttgttgtgctagaaattaatatgtttgctattgaaatacaatttaaaagggtcaactcataaaaaaatataattagcTAGCAAACAACCCACgttatgtatacaaaaaatgctTCGAAACATGAGTATCTCGGCAATCAAGAATATTTTTAGGAATTTAGGCCACACTTTGAGAGTCTATGGGGCATAATGCATAAAACGAAAGTAATAACTAGTAGtaaaattttatagtaaatactAGTACTACTAGTAGAAGCTGAAATTAATTGTATTTACTACATTCGGTATGCATAAACATAAACTTCTACTAGCTAGTATAAACTAGTAGTAACTACAGGATTCATCCCAGTAAATACTACTAGTTCAtatgaaagtaatagtataTACTAGATACccactagggtgggtcaaaaaaatcgaaattctttttttttgatttggtactcctaAAAATCGATTGccagacccctctagaatatacacaccaaatatgagctttatattaatgggaaggtcctccgctttgcaattttccatttttacatcaagcttctactaaaaaaaaatatttttgaagttaaggccccagcccatagaatccgttgcgtccgttccgtcgaagtttttgactgacagctcgataaaatacacacgttcttatgggaagcgacccataagcgacggatcggacggagacggacggtttcgacggaagaagttgcccaactttctactttttcatccgtcgtatggtttgacattggttgtcaacaatagatctgttcatttttctgtttgagagtgcacaccggggaatttcagaactaaatgaactgcgtttttttcttctccgattttatgagttgtgaaatttcagtattcattagtgaattaattgtaataaaagtaacatttaatgatgtatcttataaattatatcaattaaatactcaaattctgttgtagagttcaattttactatgccaaagtcatatctacaaatgataatctgttattaaaaattgtttttaactgaagagcaagtacctacatgaaatctagtcgcgaattttattttataaaaaaaaagaacaacaataatagttaaaaatttcttgcatcagaacttcctaaGTGCACATTCAGctataaaatatcgaacacacctcggaatttgaagtgagctgtcaaaaagcaatccgtcgtacgacgtattctatgggtcacccctttctgtcccaaacttcaacttcaacggatggattgacggaacggacgcaacggattctatgggctggggcctttatacttcttatgggagggtgggtatgaaaatttactttttgacaagaatgtcaaagggattatgacgcgatcaccctgggtagcagggctgtcgtttcacctttagagtacgcagtactttagtatttaaaaatgcagtacgccacagtacggcaaacataaaacacacaacacgtagcaagttacatgtttcatgtggcaagctgcatgtggcaagttgtatgtggcaagttgcatgtggcaagttgcatgtggcaagttgtatgtggcaagttgcgtgtggcaagttgcatgtggcaaattgcgtgtggcaagttgcatgtggcaagttacatgtggcaagttgccagggttacaaaaagctaacatttcagctcagctcacagctcagctcaaatttgagctaggtaccatagcttagctcatttgagctgagctgaaagtgagctgagctgaaagtgagcgccccaacttccaacgcctatatctcggaattttgaaaaaaatgaaaaaattttttttgatgccaaaaggtagcggggactctaacctacatttgggtacaacttccatccctgtaggtacacgcgttctcaaaccaggagaacttaaatgtaaaaaaaaagttaagcccgattctgaaaaaaaaggcatgatgtggcggtttaacatggaaggcgattttttaaaaatctgataatgtgcaaagcgtaggcccatgacacaagctatcatttggcaccactcccaaaaattgctctcaagcggtttagcttccaggagcgttcaaagattcggggatttttcgaaaaaaaaatttaccccaactttcaaacgcgattttctcggaattttgaaaaaagtcgtaaaaccggattgtacctgattttttttatgattaaaaaagaaatattttactaaaaaaatagaaatatatttactattaaccctagaaagataacactggtttacaaaattaaactttttttttgttgccggaacaaaaatatacttttctgaaggtttttggtgtgctgaactcgaatccgaagtcaaaaaaattctagcagctcccgtttttgagatattaccgttagaaaatgcagcacttcggacctaattcttttatataaggaaaattgtttgagcatatttagtgatggtttttataagaactattttccacctttttaaatctgtttaaatcttttcgatatcttttttactgtacgagatatcctcagttgtttggtatttttataaattttataacgtcattatctactttatgatatatgaagccaaacccacttacttcattttaagatatctcgggcaatacaaaagatattgaaaagatttaaacaggcatcgaaagatgggaaatagttcttatagaaaccgctactaaatatgctcaaacaattttcattatacaatagaataaggtccgaaaaactcaaaaaaacgtttttttgcattttctaacggtaatatctcaaaaacgagagctgctagaatttttttgacttcggattcgagttcagcacaccgaaaaccttcagaaaagtatatttttgttccggcaacagaacccttgttaaccagtgtaatctacgtctgtaagacgtatggcgtgtaaagaactgttttatctaattcaattcaaatttctgggtttttgttaaattgatttgatttattatatcacttctttaaaataatctaagtaatgagttaaataaatatgacaaaaagtgttaacataagaccaaaagtcttttttagaatcatacgtctctgagacgtatattatgattatctttctagggttaaaagaaccaagagaaagatcacgaaaaattatctgttttatttataaaaatatccatgtgttaaaataattccattaataactagaaccaaacatcttgagctatggtgttttataaaagtttaaaatatcttcatattccattatactttccaaataaaaatcaatgtatcctctcacccatcacagctcagctcagctcactttactttagctcacccaacagctcagctcaaccatcagctcagctgactttcagctcagctcaaatgagctgagctatggtacatagctcaaaagtcagctagctcaaaatttgagctgagctgtgagctgagctcagctcacttttgagctttgtagcaactctgcaagttccatattgctactactagtgctgaagcacacataattctcataaaataaccatatcgcacattttatgctcaattcatttagtttcgttaagcgtataccgtacgttctgaaccgcacaacatgtgtaaatttcacagaataaattgaaaactacatggacgcaagggggatgaaagaattaattatttattgttcacttgataaaaatgtaaaaaaaacgatgtgtggattaattaatttaataatagaaattaaaaatatcaaatgaaattcatttacatatactgaatgagaagtataacttcagtcgcgtgtacatgtgtacacacactcttttttttttattaattgactttttagcaaatttttttttgagattcttgtaggaaattgaacgctctacaaaaaaggccttatacacttttttcgtttatctaaccattgaatagatatttgaggtaaaaaaatcgagaaaatctttaaaaattcgttttttggtcttaattttgtaacaaactgaaaaattatgaTCATCAAACGctcaagacatattcttgttggaaattgattgctccacaaaaaaggtcttgttaacttttttcattaatctaaccattctaaagatattcgaggtcaaaattaaaaaaaattatgaaaacattttatattttaaaaaattttccagttcactgaaaattcataattttcaatttagcaagacgtattcttgtaggggcttaaacgttatacaaaaaattccttggcatcaaattgattgctttaaccgtttagaagatattcgtatccaaatcgcagtgcatacgggtcataagaaaactattgaaatcagtgagcattggtttggatacgaatatcttctaaacggttaaagcaatcaatttgattccaaggaattttttgtagaacgtttaagcccctacaagaatatatcttgctaatttgaaaataatgaagtttcagtgaattggaattttttttaaaatataaaaagtttttatatttttttttaactttgacctctaatatctttagaatggttagattattgaaaaaagttaacaagaccttttttgtggagcagtcaatttccaacaagaatatgtcttgcgcgtttgatgattataatttttcagtttgttacaaaattaagaccaaaaaacgaatttttaaagattttctcgatttttttacctcaaatatctattcaacggttagataaacgaaaaaagtgtataaggcctgttttgtagagcgttcaatttcctacaagaatctcaaaaaaaaatttgctaaaaagtcaattaataaaaaaaatatttttttttagtagaagcttgatgtaaaaatggaaaattgcaaagcggaggaccttcccattaatataaagagctcatatttggtgtgtatattctagaggtgtctagcaatcgattttttggagaaccaaatcaaaaaaaagaatttcgatttttttgacccaccctgaTACCCACATTAACGCGTTAAATAAGTGCTGTTGCTTCTCTTTGTTCTGTAAATTACCGTTCTATAATTTTTAGTGTAAGAAGTTCAAAAAATGCCAAAAGCAGAAGGTTCAACAAGCTTTGAGTTTGTTAAAACACTAGAAAAGTatgttatttttggtataaccgttgatttttaataattttttttccaaattaagtcatttttttttagaaaatttgccgtcccaaaaaccacgtttcatagctttgatgttcataactctggtttttcataacttcggtttttcataatttcagtctttcataacttcggttatTCGTAACTtcagtttttcgtaacttctgtctttcataacttcggttattcgtaacttcggttttgcgtaacCTTGACGCGCGTAACAATGTCgtgcataactctggtattcataactccgttaccatttccttaaaaacttttaaaaaacgacatttcagattttctaacgggaatatttcaaaaacttgtgatgtgatagaatttttctgacttcgtattcgagttcagcacaaaagccttacgaaaagtatattttggtttatgtaacaaaaaaaaaaaattaattttactcaACAGCTTTGTCTTTCAattaatgttaatttcataGTATTTTTTGTAACTATTTTTTGTATCCCTGTCATTAACATACATATatgagaaaaaaacaataagtgccaatttttcaatagtgagTTAAACAggcagttagtacttattccccagatagagaaaaaatcaatttttcaacagtcagatATACATAGCTTATTCCTTTAATAATagaggaataaaactatctgctcctttcagagacgaataaaaattattctaaagaataatttcaacaaaaatattgtgtcaattgtcaaagctgttttgaagaaaatactaataaaatatatatcttttatataataaaaaaaaaaaaaaaatacaagggaacacaagaatacaaaaacaattataaataaaaatgacgtttaattttgaaaatttatgaatttgacattttttgttattctgtatagatttttcttgactgaaaaattcaattttgttatctgattgtttatgagtctagttactttattcgtcgaacagttaactgactgtttattagaagattgaaaaatcggctctaaatCTCCAAAAACTTAGGTGctagtatttatgataaacatttgtatgggctcgacacacgGCAGATTGCGCAGCAAAAATGTGATGGCTGCAGAACTCACGAagaaatttattgggctctcgattcgatgtttttattgttaataaatggaaatatgtattgcaaaaatcaaaattgtgaaGCAAACACATACTAGTTATGGTGGTGAAAAAatgcttcttttttatttgtcgaaaaatttggattttaatgACAGACTTTCGTGCATTAAaactaattgtttttattttcaaacgcctaaaaaaactttttgaacacCCTAATGTTTCAAATGTGAACtgtgtggtttttttttcattccactATTAAAAGTAGAAGAAAGTATGTATTATTTTACTGCCCACTGTTACAcggtttacaaaattttcaatattttcgggaactgaaagaggaaatatttttttgctcaacctttattaaacaaaactcattctgtggtcattttttttggcgtttatgaacactcaggAACTATTGAAAATTGTACTtacgcaggcctgcaaacattctgcaaAATTGGTGTGTTTATTAATGCAGCAAAACAGACAGACGATTGTATTAACGCAGATTTCCAACGTTTATGAAAAAACCCTAATTGCCACAACAATTTGtatttcattgcattttttcttttagatcgcagagaaaaaaaagaaactgaaaAAAGATGGGAAGTCCCATGAACCTATCCCAGAGGATGACCCAGAGAAATATAAGCATGCAATTTATGTTATGGTCATGAAGCTGTTTGCTGACATGGAACGTCGGAAACAACAGCTCGAGCAACGTGACCAAGAGGAACGGAAACGAAAACGCGAAGCCGAAATCGAAGAAGAAGAGAAGCGTAAAACCGACAAAGAATGGCAACAGAACTTTGAGGAATCACGACAAAATCGAGTAAATAGTTGGCATGACTTCCAAGCTGGCACGTCCAAGAAGAAgagtaaaaaacaaaagaaaatgcaCGGAATGTTTGAACCACCGAAACTAAAGCCAGAAACTCGATAGATCTCGTACGCACTTGAATCTTCATCATAGACACAGTTCACGCAGTTAGTAGTTGGCCTtcccaaactaaaaaaaaacttaacatttaCACACGTTTATGTGTAAATGTTTTAGttgttgattttaaattattaagtaaaaaaaaacaaaaaaaagttcggAAAGGCTTTTTGCGAAAAACTCATAATTTTTACAGTTTTATCACAACAGAAAACCATTCATTAGGTAActccataaaatattttttttttctttatctaaTATTGATTTCGAAGTGAGCAATAATATTCTTATTTTATatgcaacaaacaaaaaaatatattagtaataaattaagtaaaattattagtttttgtttaaatttaatttgtaagaaTAATGAAATGAGATGTACACTTACAGCTAATTTCCAGTGGCGGAGATGGTTTCGAAATTCGAATTTAGCGTATGTTTATTTTACTTGACCCGTGGCCTGGATTATGGAATACGAAGTCGATCGTTTTTTGAGG includes the following:
- the LOC129912995 gene encoding dnaJ homolog subfamily C member 8; translation: MSYKEKPSTSNNKEEMFDCFYTEVKQIEKRDSVLTSKQQIDRILRPGSTYFNLNPFEVLQLEPESTIEEIKKKYRSLSILVHPDKNQDNKELAQTAFDIINRAWKTLENEKTRKKCLDVYEEAKDRTDHMIAEKKKKLKKDGKSHEPIPEDDPEKYKHAIYVMVMKLFADMERRKQQLEQRDQEERKRKREAEIEEEEKRKTDKEWQQNFEESRQNRVNSWHDFQAGTSKKKSKKQKKMHGMFEPPKLKPETR